From Halomicrobium salinisoli, the proteins below share one genomic window:
- a CDS encoding type II secretion system F family protein, producing MSIEAKGSGQVSAGGALGDTFYPAFQYLFDEEGEFVSNVEDKLAEARMADNVEMFLSRALAVGAISGISLWIVGTFIGYFLVTLFFGAGGGEALVFIGIPLPAWAEPVVRAIKLPAVIGVTGIVFGAIGFGIGFGSLISIPYFRSSAREREINVLLSDAISFMYALSVGGLNQLEILQAMAKADDTYGECAKEFQSIVLETEYFDTDYRTAIRNQAMETPSDELSQFLTDMLSIINSGGDMTTFLEDQKDKHMRTAKQEQQKMLDTLELFGEMYMTLSLFPLLLIIILVIMSMMGNSQEMLLYGTVYGLIPLTGLGFLVLVSTVTQDTIGDGYLRPDGAEDELVVDDGLGILDMGRIENYTGGYAVFDRIRSREGTYELMQIVRKPHLFFRDHPLLVLGLTIPLTVVAVTMTIAFDWAPLSIEGMTSNPVRGTFFWVYVPLYINLIPLAVFYEWNVRSRKAIIGNLSENLRKLASANDTGMTLLESIKVVSETSAGKLADEFEIMHSKVNYGTNLKNALREFNNSYHVPRLARTVKLISEAQEASSQIQDVLSTAAQASENQDDIDRERISRTRMQVVIILMTYLTLLGVMALLKAQFLSEMAALASQGASSGGSGAGPAGGFGQSLDTDLLSMLFFHAVVIQAVLSSFIAGYIRTVKILAGVKFAVVLSTIALVVWMAI from the coding sequence ATGAGCATCGAGGCGAAGGGCAGCGGCCAGGTCAGCGCCGGCGGCGCCCTCGGCGATACGTTCTACCCCGCCTTCCAGTACCTGTTCGACGAGGAGGGGGAGTTCGTCAGCAACGTCGAGGACAAGCTCGCCGAGGCCCGAATGGCCGACAACGTCGAGATGTTCCTCTCGCGGGCGCTCGCGGTCGGCGCCATCTCCGGGATCTCCCTGTGGATCGTGGGGACCTTCATCGGCTACTTCCTCGTCACGCTCTTTTTCGGCGCCGGCGGCGGCGAGGCGCTGGTGTTCATCGGTATCCCGCTGCCCGCCTGGGCGGAGCCGGTCGTCCGCGCGATCAAGCTCCCCGCGGTCATCGGCGTCACCGGCATCGTCTTCGGGGCCATCGGCTTCGGCATCGGCTTCGGCTCCCTGATATCGATCCCCTACTTCCGGTCGAGCGCGCGCGAGCGCGAGATCAACGTCCTCCTCTCCGACGCCATCTCCTTCATGTACGCGCTGTCCGTCGGCGGCCTCAATCAACTGGAGATCCTCCAGGCGATGGCCAAGGCCGACGACACCTACGGCGAGTGCGCCAAGGAGTTCCAGTCCATCGTCCTCGAGACCGAGTACTTCGACACGGACTACCGGACCGCCATCCGCAACCAGGCGATGGAGACCCCCTCCGACGAGCTCTCGCAGTTCCTGACGGACATGCTGTCGATCATCAACTCCGGTGGTGACATGACCACGTTCCTCGAGGACCAGAAGGACAAGCACATGCGCACCGCCAAGCAGGAGCAACAGAAGATGCTGGACACCCTGGAGCTGTTCGGCGAGATGTACATGACGCTCTCGCTGTTCCCGCTCCTGCTCATCATCATCCTCGTGATCATGTCGATGATGGGCAACTCCCAGGAGATGCTCCTGTACGGCACCGTCTACGGCCTGATCCCGCTGACGGGCCTCGGCTTCCTCGTGCTGGTCTCGACGGTCACCCAGGACACCATCGGCGACGGCTACCTCCGGCCCGACGGCGCCGAGGACGAACTGGTCGTCGACGACGGGCTCGGCATCCTCGACATGGGCCGCATCGAGAACTACACCGGCGGCTACGCCGTCTTCGACCGGATCAGGAGCCGCGAGGGGACCTACGAGCTGATGCAGATCGTCCGCAAGCCCCACCTGTTCTTCCGCGATCACCCGCTGCTGGTGCTCGGGCTGACGATTCCGCTGACCGTCGTCGCGGTCACGATGACCATCGCCTTCGACTGGGCGCCGCTGTCGATCGAGGGCATGACGTCCAACCCCGTCCGCGGGACCTTCTTCTGGGTGTACGTGCCGCTGTACATCAACCTGATCCCGCTGGCGGTCTTCTACGAGTGGAACGTCCGCTCGCGGAAGGCCATCATCGGAAACCTCTCGGAGAACCTCCGGAAGCTCGCCTCCGCCAACGACACGGGGATGACGCTGCTGGAGTCGATCAAGGTCGTCTCGGAGACCTCCGCAGGCAAGCTGGCCGACGAGTTCGAGATCATGCACTCGAAGGTCAACTACGGCACCAACCTCAAGAACGCCCTCCGGGAGTTCAACAACAGCTACCACGTCCCGCGGCTGGCCCGGACGGTCAAGCTCATCAGCGAGGCCCAGGAGGCCTCCAGCCAGATCCAGGACGTCCTCTCGACGGCCGCGCAGGCCTCCGAGAACCAGGACGACATCGACCGCGAGCGCATCTCCCGGACCCGGATGCAGGTCGTCATCATCCTGATGACCTACCTGACGCTGCTGGGCGTCATGGCGCTTTTGAAGGCGCAGTTCCTCAGCGAGATGGCCGCGCTGGCCTCGCAAGGGGCCTCCAGCGGGGGCAGCGGCGCCGGCCCGGCCGGCGGCTTCGGACAGAGCCTCGACACGGACCTGCTGTCGATGCTGTTCTTCCACGCCGTCGTGATCCAGGCGGTCCTCTCCTCCTTTATCGCCGGCTACATCCGGACCGTCAAGATCCTCGCCGGGGTCAAGTTCGCCGTGGTGCTCTCGACAATCGCACTCGTCGTCTGGATGGCGATCTAA
- a CDS encoding DUF7289 family protein yields the protein MGNFQLWDRGQSSVLGVALLFAIVISVSASVVLIGTQALDQRERATAMEGATASFQQLDADLSRVATGSQQQVSVPDLGDGAATVQGDRGHVTIQLNTTDGSNDNCTVVDADLGRVVYEQSDRVLAYQGGGVFARSDGAANSTVLSAPEFQYQSRNGRPTLSMPLILVEGRSSGGDLSLQRASRQARFPAESCSAVSNPIVENYNVTVTIQSEFYRSWGQAIDDQVGLTPEYDHSNDEVTIEIGGDVSASSGNTIDGAISTQSDLGITNFGRLDSYSGSPYSGPPTGQSAHVGVDGDFDPTSDPEIRGDLNVTGTIDTTNTLEVHGRTVAGGTPGSGPVDTLGGGSGNTFHGNFSTTDDLHVDSGHEFESDLLIGGAASGDFRPARIGGNLYVHGGIPSGVYTDVSELQGSLHAGDDTYVSSWGTSNHVHGDVYVDGDLYLRGQSVTFHDPDAEVHATGDVYVKGPDTVTADVYAGEDVHVGPDGQSPEVDGDVHAGDAIHNSGTITGTTEQGPSATDPTPPTVPAVSPPTVDVPPSASSAIASNKTEISSTNNNSDAPIAAIESENGCDATDCELESGRYDLDELQITDGGTASDPALELDTSDGDIEIFVENKVWIKDRIEVTGENDVRIYTKGDMTVESNSANVSTPDGDASQLWVYLEPDATVELKAGNPVFTGVIYGAGPGAGSGAEVYLTNYAEVYGAVVGDITGFNSNAAIHYDEGLAARSPFDSDGISGDRSADTVAYFHVSTTTVEASN from the coding sequence ATGGGGAACTTCCAGCTGTGGGACCGGGGGCAGTCCAGCGTACTCGGCGTGGCCTTGCTGTTCGCTATCGTGATCTCCGTCTCGGCGTCGGTGGTACTGATCGGGACGCAGGCGCTGGACCAGCGGGAACGCGCCACGGCGATGGAGGGCGCGACGGCGTCGTTCCAGCAGCTGGACGCCGACCTCTCGCGGGTGGCGACGGGATCCCAGCAGCAGGTGTCGGTGCCTGACCTGGGGGACGGAGCGGCGACGGTGCAGGGCGACCGGGGGCACGTGACGATACAGCTCAATACGACTGACGGTTCTAACGACAACTGTACCGTCGTCGACGCCGATCTCGGCCGCGTCGTCTACGAGCAGTCCGACAGAGTCCTCGCGTACCAGGGCGGCGGCGTGTTCGCCCGCAGCGACGGGGCAGCGAACAGCACCGTTCTCTCCGCGCCCGAGTTCCAGTATCAGTCGCGCAACGGCCGGCCGACGCTCTCGATGCCGCTGATCCTCGTCGAGGGGCGCTCCAGCGGGGGCGACCTGTCGCTACAGCGGGCGTCCCGACAGGCCCGCTTCCCCGCGGAGTCGTGCAGCGCAGTGAGCAACCCGATCGTCGAGAACTACAACGTGACGGTCACCATCCAGAGCGAGTTCTATCGCTCCTGGGGGCAGGCCATCGACGACCAGGTCGGACTCACGCCGGAGTACGACCACTCGAACGACGAAGTGACGATCGAGATCGGCGGCGACGTCAGCGCGTCCAGCGGCAATACGATCGACGGCGCGATTTCGACCCAGTCCGATCTGGGCATCACCAACTTCGGCCGGCTGGACAGTTACAGCGGCTCCCCGTACTCGGGACCGCCCACCGGGCAGTCGGCACACGTGGGCGTCGACGGTGACTTCGATCCCACTTCGGACCCCGAAATCCGCGGGGACCTGAACGTCACGGGCACCATCGACACGACGAACACGCTCGAAGTCCACGGGCGGACTGTAGCGGGCGGCACTCCGGGTTCGGGTCCGGTCGACACGCTCGGTGGCGGCTCGGGGAACACCTTCCACGGGAACTTCTCGACGACGGACGACCTGCACGTCGACTCCGGCCACGAGTTCGAGAGCGACCTGCTGATCGGCGGTGCGGCGAGCGGAGACTTTCGACCTGCCCGCATCGGCGGGAACCTGTACGTGCACGGCGGCATTCCGAGCGGCGTGTACACGGACGTCTCGGAGCTACAGGGCTCGCTCCACGCGGGCGACGACACCTACGTGAGTTCCTGGGGAACGAGCAACCACGTGCACGGAGACGTCTACGTCGACGGCGACCTCTATCTGCGCGGTCAGTCCGTGACCTTCCATGATCCGGACGCCGAGGTCCACGCCACCGGCGACGTCTACGTGAAGGGCCCCGATACCGTGACTGCGGACGTCTATGCGGGAGAAGACGTACACGTCGGTCCCGACGGACAGTCGCCGGAGGTGGACGGCGACGTTCACGCCGGGGACGCGATCCACAACAGCGGCACGATCACCGGGACCACCGAACAGGGCCCCTCGGCTACCGACCCGACGCCACCGACGGTACCGGCCGTCTCGCCTCCGACCGTCGACGTACCACCGTCCGCGTCGTCGGCGATCGCCAGCAACAAGACGGAGATCAGCTCGACCAACAACAACTCGGACGCGCCCATCGCTGCGATAGAGAGCGAGAACGGGTGCGACGCGACGGACTGCGAACTGGAGTCGGGTCGATACGATCTGGACGAACTGCAGATCACGGACGGCGGCACCGCCAGCGACCCCGCGCTGGAGCTGGACACCTCCGACGGTGACATCGAGATCTTCGTCGAAAACAAGGTCTGGATAAAGGACCGCATCGAGGTCACCGGCGAGAACGACGTCAGGATCTACACCAAGGGGGACATGACCGTCGAGTCCAATTCGGCGAACGTGTCGACGCCGGACGGCGACGCGTCTCAGCTCTGGGTGTACCTCGAGCCCGACGCCACGGTCGAGCTCAAAGCCGGCAATCCGGTGTTCACGGGCGTCATCTACGGAGCGGGCCCCGGCGCGGGGAGCGGAGCCGAGGTCTACCTGACGAACTACGCCGAGGTCTACGGCGCCGTCGTCGGGGACATCACCGGCTTCAACAGCAACGCGGCGATCCACTACGACGAGGGACTCGCCGCCCGCAGCCCGTTCGACTCGGACGGCATCAGCGGCGACCGTTCCGCCGACACCGTCGCGTACTTCCACGTGAGTACGACGACCGTCGAGGCCAGCAACTGA
- a CDS encoding DUF7289 family protein codes for MTDRGQSNTLGFILLFSIVLASLGVVATAGVDTLESGRDVATSQNVEQSFRELAGAATDVHRENVSSRTARMRLGNGQLEVGEDTEITVDVDSTADTEVDELSVTPITYSIDDRDVTYEGTAVVREEGGGSILVRKPDFHLDADGGLVVVPVVQTSQVGDTASVGGGQAEVRLLRGDADVTVVRPDSSTDVTLTVDPPDSRVEAWETALESASDGCSVDSDGTEAWAECPVSDDDTVIVRHVEVEFEFGG; via the coding sequence ATGACTGACCGCGGACAGAGCAACACGCTCGGGTTCATCCTCCTCTTTAGCATCGTGCTGGCCTCGCTGGGCGTGGTCGCGACGGCCGGCGTCGACACCCTCGAGTCCGGCCGCGACGTCGCGACCAGCCAGAACGTCGAGCAGTCGTTCCGCGAACTGGCCGGGGCCGCCACGGACGTCCATCGCGAGAACGTCTCCTCGCGGACGGCCAGGATGCGCCTGGGTAACGGGCAGCTCGAAGTGGGTGAGGACACGGAGATCACCGTCGACGTCGACAGTACGGCCGACACGGAGGTCGACGAACTCTCCGTCACTCCGATCACCTACAGCATCGACGACCGCGACGTGACCTACGAGGGCACGGCCGTCGTCAGGGAGGAGGGCGGCGGATCGATCCTCGTCCGGAAGCCGGACTTCCACCTCGACGCCGACGGCGGGCTGGTCGTGGTGCCCGTGGTGCAGACGTCACAGGTCGGCGACACGGCGTCCGTCGGCGGCGGGCAGGCCGAGGTCAGGCTGCTCCGCGGCGACGCGGACGTCACCGTCGTCCGGCCGGACAGTTCGACCGACGTCACCCTCACCGTGGACCCGCCGGACAGTCGCGTCGAGGCCTGGGAGACGGCGCTCGAGTCCGCATCGGACGGTTGCAGCGTCGATTCGGACGGCACCGAGGCCTGGGCCGAGTGCCCGGTCTCCGACGACGACACCGTCATCGTCCGCCACGTCGAGGTCGAGTTCGAGTTCGGCGGCTGA
- a CDS encoding DUF7288 family protein, with amino-acid sequence MVDRGQVYTLEGIVAALVVLAGVFFAIQATTAVPQAAGASGPHAEQHDRSLVASDLISADDETVREAVLYWNTDSGDRGFRCTSGDTQYYTGAIDTSNCASTPPHADAIPPLAFGKSVADTLGPGYTYNVILAYNATGDGRETQRMVYQGEPGDGAVRATTTVVLADGHNLTEADGDATGDPLEDLDSDAFYAGDMDTSSRFYNVVSVEVIAWRA; translated from the coding sequence ATGGTAGACCGCGGTCAGGTGTACACGCTGGAGGGCATCGTCGCCGCGCTGGTGGTGCTGGCCGGCGTCTTCTTCGCCATCCAGGCGACGACCGCCGTCCCGCAGGCAGCCGGCGCCTCCGGCCCCCACGCCGAGCAGCACGACCGTTCGCTGGTGGCCAGCGACCTGATCAGCGCCGACGACGAGACGGTCCGGGAAGCGGTGCTGTACTGGAACACCGACAGCGGCGATCGTGGATTCAGGTGTACGAGCGGCGATACCCAGTACTACACGGGAGCGATCGACACGTCCAACTGCGCGTCCACGCCCCCGCACGCCGACGCGATCCCGCCGCTCGCCTTCGGCAAGTCCGTCGCCGACACGCTCGGCCCCGGGTACACCTACAACGTGATCCTCGCCTACAACGCGACCGGCGACGGCCGAGAGACCCAGCGGATGGTCTACCAGGGCGAACCCGGCGACGGCGCCGTGCGGGCGACGACGACGGTCGTGCTCGCCGACGGCCACAACCTCACCGAGGCAGACGGCGACGCGACCGGCGACCCCCTCGAGGACCTGGACAGCGACGCGTTCTACGCCGGGGACATGGACACGAGCAGTCGCTTCTACAACGTCGTCAGCGTGGAGGTGATCGCGTGGCGCGCCTGA
- a CDS encoding type II/IV secretion system ATPase subunit, translating to MAIEDTGGSGSDQVGQGGSLGEGEPAAVGEYTWDDLRRDHHDGGRFDRSEYLGFEPKRIGDRLEAAAGNAKTIDEVFQAYVDPEATPVVKGVYTWEHFKQEYYYEADGSLPRDGEGEQIPFEPEDHLGFDPDETENKLAHGEDAAATLSNLVDERTVDVNEDLDEDDFFSDQDGDTTVVNRYDLEKAVPMSKKRHFTEIERYWVNKPYACVVIFHSRKENEKKYYVVEPYLNEIEDDLAEFLSGKLKTAIKYAEDDVIVEGSEADRADVIQREAERLLERYDLYEGAIGSLGTVDQVKELLGMEVKRHEPEDSLEGISARPEPAIIEDDPEELNDYQVEKLLYKLKRDFIGYARIDPVKHDINVEDISCDGYNSRVFVYHTDYEQIISNVEHGEEELDDFVVKLAQRSGKGISKRQPQVDATLPDGSRAQLTLGREVSDHGTNYTIRQFKDVPFTPIDLINWNTFSLDEMAFLWLCIENNKSLIFAGGTASGKTTSLNAVSLFIPSNAKIVSIEDTREVELPQRNWVASVTRPSFGDDDTGDVDEFDLLEAALRQRPDYIVMGEIRGEEGRTLFQVMSTGHTTYTTFHADSVGEVIKRFTTEPINVSKTLFTALDLVSIQTQTRVDGRKVRRNKTLTEINEYTAENDEINVRDVYEWRAETDEFIQMGNSNTLEEIKFDRGWTQERLDEELFKRKVVLAYLIENGLNTYTEVAATIQAFINDPDTILTLIANDQLAQSLEDLREMESVSIDIDQEKEEMVPRPDAPDEMLSEAGDILDNAGPLFNRYLEKETPDIVSALTSIEDDGGADQSAEDGDGIDFGQFVPKAGKEADSE from the coding sequence ATGGCTATCGAGGACACAGGGGGCAGTGGGTCGGACCAGGTCGGGCAGGGTGGTAGCCTCGGGGAGGGCGAGCCCGCCGCGGTGGGGGAGTACACGTGGGACGACCTGCGGCGGGACCACCACGACGGGGGGCGGTTCGACCGCAGCGAGTACCTCGGGTTCGAACCGAAGCGCATCGGCGACCGACTGGAGGCCGCCGCCGGGAACGCGAAGACGATCGACGAGGTGTTCCAGGCCTACGTCGATCCCGAGGCCACGCCGGTCGTCAAGGGAGTCTACACGTGGGAGCACTTCAAGCAGGAGTACTACTACGAGGCGGACGGCTCGCTCCCGCGGGACGGCGAGGGCGAGCAGATCCCCTTCGAGCCGGAAGACCACCTCGGGTTCGACCCTGACGAGACGGAGAACAAGCTCGCGCACGGCGAGGACGCCGCCGCGACGCTTTCGAACCTCGTCGACGAGCGGACCGTCGACGTCAACGAGGACCTGGACGAGGACGACTTCTTCTCCGACCAGGACGGCGACACGACGGTCGTCAACCGCTACGACCTCGAGAAGGCCGTCCCGATGTCCAAGAAGCGCCACTTCACCGAGATCGAGCGCTACTGGGTCAACAAGCCCTACGCCTGCGTCGTCATCTTCCACTCCCGGAAGGAGAACGAGAAGAAGTACTACGTCGTCGAGCCCTACCTCAACGAGATCGAGGACGACCTGGCGGAGTTCCTCTCCGGGAAGCTCAAGACCGCCATCAAGTACGCGGAGGACGACGTCATCGTCGAGGGCTCGGAGGCCGACCGCGCCGACGTGATCCAGCGCGAGGCCGAGCGGCTCCTGGAGCGCTACGACCTCTACGAGGGCGCGATCGGCAGCCTCGGAACGGTCGACCAGGTCAAGGAGCTGCTGGGCATGGAGGTCAAGCGGCACGAGCCCGAGGACAGCCTGGAGGGGATCTCGGCCAGACCGGAGCCGGCGATCATCGAGGACGACCCCGAGGAGCTCAACGACTACCAGGTCGAGAAGCTGCTGTACAAGCTCAAGCGGGACTTCATCGGCTACGCGCGGATCGACCCCGTCAAGCACGACATCAACGTCGAGGACATCTCCTGTGACGGGTACAACTCCCGCGTGTTCGTCTACCACACCGACTACGAGCAGATCATCTCCAACGTCGAGCACGGCGAGGAGGAGCTGGACGACTTCGTGGTCAAGCTGGCCCAGCGCTCGGGGAAGGGTATCTCCAAGCGCCAGCCCCAGGTCGACGCCACGCTGCCGGACGGCTCGCGCGCCCAGTTGACCCTCGGACGCGAGGTCTCGGACCACGGGACCAACTACACCATCCGCCAGTTCAAGGACGTCCCGTTCACGCCGATCGACCTCATCAACTGGAACACCTTCTCGCTGGACGAGATGGCCTTCCTGTGGCTCTGCATCGAGAACAACAAGAGCCTCATCTTCGCCGGGGGTACGGCGTCGGGGAAGACCACCAGCCTGAACGCCGTCTCCCTGTTCATCCCCAGTAACGCCAAGATCGTCTCCATCGAGGACACCCGGGAGGTCGAACTGCCCCAGCGCAACTGGGTCGCCAGCGTCACCCGCCCGTCGTTCGGCGACGACGACACCGGCGACGTCGACGAGTTCGACCTGCTGGAGGCCGCGCTGCGCCAGCGGCCCGACTACATCGTCATGGGCGAGATCCGCGGCGAGGAGGGTCGGACGCTGTTCCAGGTCATGTCGACCGGCCACACCACCTACACCACCTTCCACGCCGACTCCGTCGGCGAGGTGATCAAGCGGTTCACCACCGAGCCGATCAACGTCTCCAAGACGCTGTTCACGGCGCTGGACCTCGTCTCCATCCAGACCCAGACCCGCGTCGACGGCCGGAAGGTGCGCCGCAACAAGACGCTGACCGAGATCAACGAGTACACCGCCGAGAACGACGAGATCAACGTCCGCGACGTCTACGAGTGGCGCGCCGAGACGGACGAGTTCATCCAGATGGGCAACTCCAACACGCTGGAGGAGATCAAGTTCGACCGCGGGTGGACCCAGGAGCGGCTCGACGAGGAGCTGTTCAAGCGCAAGGTGGTGCTGGCCTACCTCATCGAGAACGGCCTCAACACCTACACCGAGGTCGCGGCGACGATCCAGGCGTTCATCAACGACCCCGACACCATCCTGACGCTGATCGCCAACGACCAGCTCGCCCAGTCGCTGGAGGACCTCCGCGAGATGGAGAGCGTCAGCATCGACATCGACCAGGAGAAAGAGGAGATGGTCCCCCGGCCGGACGCGCCCGACGAGATGCTCTCGGAGGCGGGCGACATCCTCGACAACGCCGGGCCGCTCTTTAACCGCTACCTGGAGAAGGAGACGCCGGACATCGTCTCCGCGCTGACCAGCATCGAGGACGACGGCGGCGCCGACCAGTCCGCCGAGGACGGGGACGGCATCGACTTCGGGCAGTTCGTCCCCAAGGCCGGCAAGGAGGCAGATAGCGAATGA
- a CDS encoding DUF7266 family protein, translating into MTAQPPRLIPDDRAVSTTVSYVITVGIALALVTGLIAAGTTMVEDQNRRTTQSQLQTIGHQVAGTLELADRTVRGSDSVTELNLTVDLPEQVVGSEYYVDVQDDMVAVNASDVGVSMPVDYSVERNVVERDGYEGGTLYVTYESGDLEVKDD; encoded by the coding sequence ATGACGGCCCAGCCGCCGCGGCTGATCCCGGACGACCGCGCCGTCTCGACGACGGTGTCGTACGTCATCACCGTCGGCATCGCGCTGGCGCTGGTGACCGGGCTGATCGCCGCCGGGACGACGATGGTCGAAGATCAGAACCGCCGCACGACCCAGTCGCAGCTCCAGACGATCGGCCACCAGGTCGCCGGCACGCTCGAACTCGCCGACCGGACGGTCCGGGGCAGCGACAGCGTGACGGAGCTGAACCTGACCGTCGACCTGCCCGAGCAGGTCGTCGGGTCGGAGTACTACGTGGACGTTCAGGACGACATGGTGGCCGTCAACGCGTCCGACGTCGGCGTCTCCATGCCGGTCGATTACAGCGTCGAGAGGAACGTGGTCGAGAGAGACGGCTACGAGGGCGGGACCCTGTACGTGACCTACGAAAGCGGCGATCTGGAGGTGAAGGATGACTGA
- a CDS encoding DUF7261 family protein, whose translation MARLNDRGQALLVGAVVLAAAFLSLALVLNGALYERTLSSEASEEVTGTQVVAIQDAVRGDVATVMEQAANRSDSYDEESDYVNATLAGHRLGANYTRHYAERDVYVNVSDPHPVAGQNETGPASSLGSASFTDSRAREFRMTFSGFDEGPAGHLEIDVDGTYQIRIDGDGGGDDGIHVDGLPDGSVTCTDTPPAYVDLTNGSYRTSPGSDIERCPALDVLSRMDGTHDVTVSGASHVTGGTYWYFVHDTDTVATHPEKRVYQTSVRLVIHSESIHYDGRIRVAPGEPR comes from the coding sequence GTGGCGCGCCTGAACGACCGCGGCCAGGCCCTGCTCGTCGGGGCCGTCGTGCTCGCCGCGGCCTTCCTCTCGCTCGCGCTCGTGCTCAACGGCGCGCTCTACGAGCGGACGCTCTCCTCGGAGGCCAGCGAGGAGGTCACCGGGACGCAGGTCGTCGCGATCCAGGACGCCGTTCGCGGCGACGTGGCGACGGTGATGGAGCAGGCAGCGAACCGGAGTGACAGCTACGACGAGGAGTCCGACTACGTCAACGCGACGCTCGCGGGCCATCGACTCGGAGCCAACTACACGCGCCACTACGCCGAGCGCGACGTCTACGTGAACGTGTCCGATCCGCATCCGGTCGCGGGGCAAAACGAGACCGGTCCCGCGTCGTCGCTGGGCTCCGCGTCGTTTACTGACTCGCGAGCGCGTGAGTTCCGGATGACGTTCAGCGGCTTCGACGAGGGCCCTGCCGGCCATCTCGAGATCGACGTCGACGGTACGTATCAGATCCGGATCGACGGGGACGGCGGCGGCGACGACGGGATCCACGTCGACGGGCTGCCCGACGGTTCAGTCACGTGTACCGACACCCCGCCGGCCTACGTCGACCTCACGAACGGGAGCTACCGGACCAGCCCCGGATCGGACATCGAGCGATGTCCGGCGCTGGACGTGCTCTCGCGGATGGACGGGACCCACGACGTGACCGTGAGCGGCGCGAGCCACGTGACCGGCGGCACGTACTGGTACTTCGTCCACGACACCGACACCGTGGCCACGCACCCGGAGAAGCGCGTCTACCAGACCAGCGTTCGCCTCGTGATCCACTCCGAATCGATCCACTACGACGGACGGATCCGGGTCGCCCCGGGTGAGCCGCGATGA
- a CDS encoding DUF7287 family protein encodes MLRGGDQTETGNADRGQTNLDFVIGVSIFVVAVVVAVTFVPDLVGGVAGTGQTDGVLADRVASDLANDRLGDPAQPGQLRVDCTVSLFSSSMGFCGLGGGDIADDLEQPSSVNVSLVYGEQACRDGGDVVPAGGSCSGDLLDRNVRACYDGDDERIRRESACDGDPGDVLLLGGPQPGTSEDTSIARRSVRLDDQHLILEVRAW; translated from the coding sequence ATGCTCCGGGGTGGGGACCAGACGGAGACGGGGAACGCGGACCGCGGCCAGACGAACCTGGACTTCGTCATCGGCGTGAGCATCTTCGTGGTGGCCGTCGTCGTGGCCGTCACGTTCGTCCCGGACCTCGTCGGCGGGGTCGCCGGCACCGGCCAGACGGACGGCGTCCTCGCCGACCGGGTGGCCTCAGACCTGGCGAACGACAGGCTGGGCGACCCGGCGCAGCCGGGCCAGCTCCGGGTGGACTGCACCGTGTCGCTGTTCAGCAGTTCGATGGGATTCTGCGGGCTCGGCGGCGGCGACATCGCCGACGACCTCGAACAGCCGAGTTCGGTCAACGTCTCGCTGGTCTACGGGGAGCAAGCGTGCCGGGACGGCGGCGACGTCGTCCCGGCGGGCGGGTCCTGCAGCGGCGACCTCCTCGACAGGAACGTCCGGGCGTGTTACGACGGCGACGACGAGCGGATCCGCCGGGAGAGTGCCTGCGACGGCGACCCCGGCGACGTGCTCCTGCTCGGCGGCCCGCAGCCGGGGACCAGCGAGGACACCTCCATCGCCCGCCGGAGCGTCCGGCTGGACGACCAGCACCTGATCCTGGAGGTGCGCGCATGGTAG